The following coding sequences are from one uncultured Desulfobacter sp. window:
- a CDS encoding PAS domain S-box protein yields the protein MNFNDPDHILFAIEEIETIINFQSHGDDVLDQILKKLLVLFSCDRAWLFYPCNPDLPEFKVSYEKTAPLFPGAKALNTVVPMTADMANYCNRALSSVGCPQIDPPLGQEIRSDIALQFDVKSLIFMALKPQNDDAWMFGMHYCTMNHRWTDNEQSLFKLIGQRITKLIENVIFIKQITESEKKYHQLFEAVSDAVYLISEQGRVIDVNQAACTSLGRKKEEMIGLYINDVDLNFSLGEFLSFWEKEPFNTPKKFETIHKTKTHELISVEVTAQKIKFDHATCFYAVAKDITERQKTEKFLKESEKRFRNLMENVDAVAVQGYGFDGTTQYWNKASERLYGYTQQEAIGQSLLDLIIPPDMRDVVSEEMRKMAESGRPIPSGELLLRHKDGSPVPVISHHVIVEVPGCERELFCLDIDISERKRAETTLRQSEEKFRTLVNTAPFGIQLTDLEGNIIYSNPAHNQIQGYEGDQITGMKLWDLTVDEEQRGQIKAYYQNIIANKPEPSIYATREKTRDDREIDVEVNWEYIRNENDEVTGIISIIEDVTERKKADAEREKLQKQLNQAQKMEAVGRLAGGVAHDFNNMLGVILGYVELAFEKLDSSQELYADLEEIQKAAERSADLTKQLLTFARKQIIAPEALDLNDAVDSMLKMLRRLIGEDIDLSWLPGDKLWPVKIDPSQFNQILANLCVNARDAIAGVGKLTIETRTINFDQAYCAGHAGFITGDYVMLAVTDNGCGMDKETLNNLFEPFFTTKNMGEGTGLGLAIIYGIVKQNKGFINVYSEPGRGTCFKIYLPRHHADAQIRDEAVPEKNVPTGDETILLVEDEPAILRMTRMMLERKGYSVLPAATPEEALGIANAAAVKIHLLMTDVVMPEMNGRDLAEKVTALFPDIKLLFMSGYAADVITHQGVLDEGVAFMQKPFATNELAKKIRDVLDST from the coding sequence ATGAATTTCAATGATCCGGATCATATATTATTTGCCATAGAAGAAATTGAAACCATAATTAATTTTCAATCCCATGGCGATGATGTCTTAGATCAAATTCTAAAAAAATTGCTTGTGCTTTTTTCATGCGATCGGGCCTGGCTTTTTTATCCTTGTAATCCTGATCTGCCGGAATTTAAAGTGTCATACGAGAAAACCGCTCCTTTGTTTCCCGGTGCCAAGGCATTGAATACAGTGGTGCCGATGACCGCTGATATGGCGAATTACTGCAATCGTGCACTTTCAAGTGTGGGGTGCCCGCAAATTGATCCGCCTTTGGGGCAGGAGATTCGCAGTGATATTGCCCTTCAATTCGATGTGAAATCCCTGATATTCATGGCGTTGAAACCCCAGAACGACGACGCATGGATGTTCGGCATGCATTACTGCACGATGAACCATCGCTGGACCGATAACGAGCAGTCCCTTTTTAAATTAATCGGGCAGCGGATTACAAAACTGATTGAGAATGTAATTTTCATCAAGCAAATAACAGAGAGTGAAAAAAAGTATCACCAGTTATTTGAAGCGGTTAGCGATGCAGTTTATCTGATATCCGAACAAGGCCGGGTGATTGATGTCAACCAGGCGGCATGTACTAGTTTGGGCCGTAAAAAAGAAGAGATGATCGGGTTGTACATCAATGATGTGGATCTCAATTTTTCACTCGGAGAGTTTCTATCCTTTTGGGAAAAAGAGCCGTTTAATACGCCTAAGAAATTTGAGACCATACATAAAACTAAAACCCATGAATTAATTTCGGTCGAAGTGACGGCTCAAAAAATTAAATTTGATCACGCGACATGTTTTTACGCCGTTGCAAAGGACATCACGGAGCGTCAGAAAACAGAGAAGTTTTTGAAAGAAAGTGAAAAAAGATTTCGCAACCTGATGGAAAATGTTGATGCCGTGGCCGTTCAGGGATATGGGTTCGATGGGACAACCCAGTATTGGAATAAAGCATCCGAGAGGCTTTATGGATATACACAGCAAGAGGCGATCGGACAGAGTCTTCTTGACCTGATTATCCCGCCGGACATGAGGGATGTTGTGAGTGAAGAGATGCGTAAAATGGCCGAGTCCGGCCGGCCCATCCCTTCGGGAGAGCTGTTGCTGAGGCATAAAGACGGTTCCCCGGTGCCGGTTATATCCCATCATGTCATTGTCGAGGTCCCCGGGTGTGAGCGCGAACTTTTTTGCCTTGATATCGATATTTCCGAGCGCAAACGCGCAGAAACCACACTCCGCCAAAGTGAAGAAAAATTCAGAACCCTTGTGAATACAGCACCTTTTGGTATTCAACTCACTGATTTAGAAGGAAATATTATTTACAGCAATCCTGCCCATAATCAGATACAAGGATACGAAGGGGATCAAATCACCGGCATGAAGTTGTGGGATCTGACGGTGGATGAGGAACAGCGCGGTCAAATCAAGGCATATTATCAGAACATCATCGCCAATAAACCCGAACCTTCCATTTATGCCACCCGGGAAAAAACCAGAGATGACCGGGAAATAGACGTTGAGGTAAACTGGGAGTATATCCGGAATGAAAACGACGAGGTTACGGGTATTATCAGTATCATTGAAGATGTTACTGAACGCAAAAAGGCCGATGCCGAGCGCGAAAAACTCCAGAAACAACTTAACCAGGCCCAGAAGATGGAGGCGGTTGGCCGCTTGGCCGGGGGCGTGGCCCATGACTTTAATAATATGCTGGGGGTGATACTGGGATATGTGGAGCTGGCCTTTGAAAAACTCGACAGCAGCCAGGAGCTGTATGCCGATCTTGAAGAGATTCAAAAGGCTGCCGAACGGTCGGCGGATCTGACAAAACAGCTGCTGACCTTTGCCAGAAAACAGATCATTGCCCCGGAAGCGCTTGATTTGAACGATGCTGTGGACAGCATGCTTAAAATGCTGCGCAGGCTCATTGGTGAAGATATTGATCTGTCGTGGCTGCCGGGCGACAAATTGTGGCCGGTTAAAATAGATCCCAGCCAGTTCAATCAGATCCTGGCCAATCTGTGTGTCAATGCCCGGGATGCCATTGCCGGAGTAGGGAAACTGACCATTGAAACGCGAACCATAAATTTTGATCAGGCCTATTGTGCAGGCCATGCCGGATTTATCACCGGAGATTATGTGATGCTGGCGGTGACGGACAATGGCTGCGGCATGGACAAAGAGACATTGAACAATTTGTTTGAACCGTTTTTTACCACCAAAAATATGGGAGAGGGCACCGGACTCGGCCTTGCCATAATTTACGGTATCGTTAAACAGAATAAAGGTTTTATTAACGTCTACAGCGAACCGGGCCGGGGAACCTGTTTTAAGATATATCTGCCCCGGCACCATGCCGATGCGCAGATACGTGATGAGGCTGTTCCGGAAAAAAATGTCCCCACCGGCGATGAGACGATTCTGCTGGTGGAAGATGAACCGGCGATTCTTAGGATGACACGGATGATGCTTGAGCGTAAGGGCTATTCGGTCCTGCCGGCCGCCACCCCTGAAGAGGCCCTGGGTATCGCCAATGCAGCGGCCGTTAAAATACACCTTCTTATGACCGATGTGGTCATGCCTGAAATGAACGGCCGGGATCTGGCCGAAAAAGTGACGGCGCTTTTTCCGGATATCAAATTATTATTCATGTCCGGTTATGCCGCTGATGTCATTACCCACCAGGGGGTGCTTGATGAAGGCGTGGCCTTTATGCAAAAACCCTTTGCAACCAATGAACTTGCCAAAAAAATTCGGGACGTCCTGGATAGCACATAG
- a CDS encoding multidrug effflux MFS transporter, translating into MNKKMKCFGDRSIVAMLALLSAFPPLSTDLYLPALPHVAETLHTNQTLANLTLSLFLVFFALGILIWGPVSEKYGRKPILLTGLVLYTLGSAGCALSTNAAMLIAGRVLQGFGGGAAEAVATAMVKDMYSGRKRESVLAFVMAMVVVAPVVAPVAGAMILKFTTWNVIFWLLTGIGVLSFLLSLRLDETLEQRYPGSLVHSLGRLGVVLKNPGFSVLLMVFSLIPLPLLAFIGVSAFIYINGFGMTEQMYGYFFGLNALGSLVGPLLYIRISRLISPGNIIAGCMGILALTGIFLEFSGSDSPVLFAAGMLTATIMVSMLRPPTANLLLSQQDKDTGSAAALINFTALFMGSLGMFLISFEQVGGLIPCLGLMQIIVGVVCGILWLVLRHRPMIRQPG; encoded by the coding sequence GTGAATAAAAAAATGAAGTGTTTCGGCGACCGTTCAATTGTTGCCATGCTCGCCCTGCTCAGCGCCTTTCCCCCACTGTCCACGGACCTTTACCTGCCCGCCCTTCCCCACGTGGCCGAAACCCTGCATACCAATCAAACCCTGGCCAATTTAACGCTGAGTTTGTTTCTGGTCTTTTTTGCCCTGGGCATACTGATCTGGGGGCCTGTCAGCGAAAAGTACGGAAGAAAGCCGATTCTCTTGACCGGACTTGTCCTTTATACCCTGGGAAGCGCCGGATGTGCATTGTCCACCAACGCGGCCATGCTCATCGCCGGCAGGGTTCTCCAGGGCTTTGGCGGCGGTGCTGCCGAAGCGGTTGCCACGGCAATGGTCAAGGATATGTATTCGGGCCGCAAACGCGAATCGGTGCTGGCGTTTGTCATGGCTATGGTGGTGGTGGCACCAGTGGTGGCGCCCGTGGCCGGAGCCATGATTCTAAAATTTACGACCTGGAATGTCATTTTCTGGCTTTTAACAGGGATTGGCGTATTGTCATTCTTACTGTCGCTGCGTCTGGATGAGACCCTTGAACAGCGGTATCCCGGTTCCCTTGTTCATTCCCTGGGACGCCTTGGCGTGGTACTCAAAAATCCGGGATTTTCGGTGCTGTTGATGGTATTCTCGCTGATTCCCTTGCCGTTATTAGCCTTTATCGGTGTCTCCGCCTTTATTTATATCAATGGATTCGGCATGACTGAACAGATGTATGGTTATTTCTTCGGCTTGAACGCTCTGGGGTCGCTGGTGGGTCCGTTGCTCTACATCCGAATCTCCCGCCTGATATCCCCCGGTAATATTATTGCCGGTTGTATGGGAATACTTGCCCTTACCGGTATTTTCCTTGAATTTTCCGGCAGTGATTCTCCGGTGCTGTTTGCTGCGGGTATGCTGACCGCCACGATCATGGTGAGCATGCTGCGCCCGCCTACGGCGAATTTACTGCTATCACAGCAGGACAAGGATACCGGATCGGCAGCCGCTTTGATCAATTTTACGGCATTATTCATGGGCAGCCTGGGCATGTTTCTCATCTCGTTTGAACAGGTAGGCGGGCTGATTCCATGCCTGGGGCTGATGCAAATTATCGTGGGCGTTGTTTGCGGCATTCTCTGGCTGGTGCTGAGGCACCGGCCCATGATTCGGCAGCCTGGATAA